The genome window CACGGTCCAGCACGCTGAAATCGAAATTCGCTTCTTCCGCTTCGATCTTGCTCTTTACCGCTTTAACCGTCGGGCTTTTCGAGATCACACCGCAATATTCCGGCATGGTACGGGCAAAGTCTTCCGTGCCGATCTGGCGCGCAAGATTGATGATGTGCTCTTTATCGTGCGAAATCAGCGGACGCAGGATCAGGGTATCAGAGGCGTTATCAATCAGGCGCAGGTTAGTCAGCGTCTGGCTGGATACCTGACCCAGCGCCTCGCCGGTCACCAGCGCCTGCACGCCGTAGCGCTCGGCAATTTGCGAAGCCGCACGCACCATCATGCGCTTCAGTACCACGCCCATCTGGCCGTCATCCACTTTTTCCAGAATCTCTGCCACCACCGGCTCGAAATTGATGGCAACAAAACGCACGCGATGCGAGCGACCAAAACGATTCCACAGATAGTGTGCCACCTGACGAACGCCGATTTCATGCGCCGCGCCGCCCAGGTTAAAGAAGCAGTAATGTACGCGGCAGCCGCGACGCAACAGCATATAGCTGGAAACACCGGAATCGAAGCCGCCGGAAATCAGCGACAGCACATCTTCCTGCGTACCGATAGGGAAGCCGCCCAGGCCTTCATGGCGGCCAGTCACCAGAATCAGGCGCTCGTTCTCAATCTCCAGATTGACCGTAACCTGCGGATGCGAAAGCTTTACCTGTGCGCTGGCGATATGCTGATTCAGACCGCCGCCGACATAGCGCTCCACATCCTGCGAGCTGAACGGATGCTGTCCCCGACGCTTAACGCGTACGCAGAAGGTTTTCCCTTCCAGACGTTCGCGGTTAACGGCCAGCGTCTGCTCGAAAATATCGTGCATATCGGTCCAGGTGCGATCTTCTACTGCCAGCACATGATGGATACCGGGAATGCGCGTGAGCTCATCAACATAAACTTCACGCAGGCTTTCATTTTTGGATCGTACTTCAATATGATCCCAGTGACGCACCACTGCCAGAGTTTCATCAAGATCCTTCAGTACGTTACGAATATTACCCGTAAGGATTTTGATAAAGCGCAAGCGCACCGACTGACTCTTGATGGTGATTTCAGGAAATAATTTAATGATAAACTTCATGGCAGCACAGCTCTGAGATAATTAAGTGCTAAAAACAGCGGCACTTAACTGATAAAATCAATGAATTGCAAAGTCACCTGCGTCCTTTGCTTCCGAGGCGCGGCAGTATATCACTTTTGTCTTTGAGCTGCCTGTTTTACCGTCATGCTCTATCATTATTTTGCTAATCATTTCGAGTCGGCTACCATGTCCGCTTGCTATAGATAAAAAACCTGTGAGCCAATAATCACTATGCCAAAAAAAGCCGAACAGCCCATCAGTTTTGAGACTTCCCTGCAGCAGCTGGAGCAGATAGTTACCCGTCTGGAAAGCGGCGATTTACCGCTGGAAGAGGCGCTGAATGAATTTGAGCGCGGCGTACAGCTGGCAAAAGTGGGGCAAAAAACCCTGCAGCAGGCGGAACAGCGCGTTCAGATCCTGCTTAACGATGATAAAGATGCTGCCCTGACGCCTTTTACGCCGGATGCTGAATAATGGATTTTGCTGAACTGCTTGCCCACTACCATCAGCGGGTGAACCTTGCGCTGTCGCGTTTTATTGCTCCCCTGCCCTTTCAGAGTTCTCCTCTGGTTAATGCCATGCAATATGGGGCACTATTAGGCGGTAAACGGCTGCGTCCGTTTTTAGTATATGTGGTCGGCGATATGTTGCAGGCCGACGCTGATACCCTGGACGCGCCCGCCGCCGCCGTTGAATGCATTCACGCCTACTCACTGATTCATGATGATCTTCCGGCTATGGATGACGATAGCCTGCGCCGTGGACAGCCAACCTGCCATATTAAATTTGGCGAGGATAACGCTATTCTGGCGGGCGATGCGCTGCAAACGCTGGCTTTTTCGATCCTTGCTGATGCTCCGATGCATGGCGTTCAGCCGCAGGACCGCATCGCCATGATTTCTGAACTGGCGCAGGCCAGCGGCGTAGCAGGCATGTGCGGCGGTCAGGCATTGGATCTGGCGGCGGAAGGGCAGCAGATCGATTTAGCGACGCTGGAAAAGATTCATCGCCATAAAACCGGTGCGTTAATACGCGCTGCCGCACGCCTTGGCGCGCTGAGTGCCGGAGAACGCGGACGCGCAGCCCTGCCGCTGCTCGATCGTTATGCCAATGCGATCGGGCTCGCCTTTCAGGTTCAGGATGACATTCTGGATGTGGTGGGCGATACCGCAGTGACGGGCAAACAGCAGGGTGCCGATCAGCAACTTGGCAAAAGCACTTACCCGGCCCTGATGGGACTGGACGATGCCCGCCAGAAAGCGCAGGACCTCTATCAGGAAGCGCTCGGCGCGCTGGACCAGCTGGCTGCACTTTCTCTGGACACCTCCGCCTTACATGCGCTGGCAGGCTTCATAATCGAACGCGATAAATAACTTCCACAATGAGTCTCTGATGAGTTTTGATACTGCAAAATACCCGACGCTGGCGCTTGCCGATACCGTGCAAGAACTGCGTAAACTGCCGAAAGAGAAGTTGCCGGCACTGTGCGATGAACTACGTCAGTACCTGCTGGACAGCGTCAGCCGCTCCAGCGGCCATTTTGCTTCGGGCCTCGGGGTGGTTGAACTGACCGTCGCGCTTCACTACGTCTATAACACGCCGTTCGATCATCTGGTGTGGGATGTCGGCCATCAGGCCTACCCGCATAAAATTCTGACCGGACGCCGCGACCGCATCGGCACCATTCGCCAAAAAAATGGCCTGCATCCGTTCCCCTGGCGGGCGGAAAGCGAATATGACGTGCTGAGCGTAGGACACTCCTCTACCTCAATCAGCGCCGGTCTTGGTATGGCAGTGGCTGCAGGCAAAGAGGGCCGGGGCCGTCGTACCGCCTGTATTATTGGCGACGGTGCTATCACCGCCGGGATGGCCTTTGAGGCAATGAACCATGCCGGTGATATCAAAGCGGATCTGCTGGTGATCCTGAACGATAACGAAATGTCGATTTCAGAAAACGTTGGCGCGCTCAATAATCGCCTGGCGCAAATCCTCTCTGGTAAAACCTATGCACGCCTGCGTGAAGGCGGCAAAAAAGTGCTGACCGGCCTGCCGCCGATTAAAGAGCTGGTTAAGCGTACCGAAGAGCATCTGAAAGGCATGGTGGTGCCGGGGACGCTGTTTGAGGAACTGGGCTTCAACTATATCGGCCCGGTTGATGGTCACGATGTGCTGACGCTGGTGCATACCCTCAGCAATATGCGCGATCTGAAAGGTCCGCAGTTCCTGCATATCATGACCAAAAAAGGCAAAGGCTACGCGCCGGCTGAGAACGATCCTATCGCCTGGCACGCCGTGCCTAAATTCGATCCGGCCAGCGGCGCGCTGCCTAAAAGCTCTGGCGGTTTACCCACCTACTCGAAGATTTTCGGCGACTGGCTGTGCGAAACCGCGGCAGACGACAATAAGCTGATGGCGATTACGCCAGCGATGCGTGAAGGCTCTGGTATGGTGGGCTTTTCACGCCAGTATCCGGGCCAGTATTTCGACGTAGCGATTGCCGAGCAGCATGCGGTGACCTTTGCTGCCGGACTGGCTATCGGCGGCTATAAGCCGGTGGTGGCGATTTACTCCACTTTCCTGCAGCGCGCTTACGATCAGCTGATTCATGACGTGGCAATCCAGCAGCTGCCGGTGCTGTTCGCTATCGATCGCGGCGGCATTGTCGGCGCGGATGGACAAACGCATCAGGGCGCGTTCGATCTCGCTTTCCTGCGTACCATTCCCGGCATGGTGATCATGACGCCCAGCGACGAAAACGAATGCCGTCAAATGCTCTATACCGGCTATCACTATCAGGCCGGGCCAAGCGCAGTGCGTTATCCGCGCGGCACCGGCACCGGCGCACCTATACAGCCGCTGGTCTCACTGCCGCTGGGCAAAGGCGTGGTGAAACGTCGCGGCGAAAAACTGGCGATCCTCAACTTCGGCACGCTGCTGCCGGAAGCGCAGGCGGCAGCCGACGCGCTGAACGCCACGCTGGTGGATATGCGTTTCGTTAAACCACTGGATGAGGCGCTGATACTGGAACTGGCGGCCAGCCATGAATTGCTGGTGACGCTGGAGGAAGGTGCGATTAAAGGCGGCGCAGGTAGCGGCGTTAATGAACTGCTGATGGCGAAGCGTGCTGCGGTGCCGGTATTGAATATCGGTCTGCCGGATGAGTTTATCCCGCAGGGCACCCAGGATGAGATCCGCCACGACTATCAGCTGGACGCTGAAGGCATTCAGCAGCAGATTGCTGAGTGGCTGGCCCAGTAACATTTCTGAGCGCCGGATCCGCGTAAATCGCGACCGGCGCTATCTCTTTAATCTTTTCGGGCGTAACCTGCTCTTCTCCCCTCCTTCTGTCATGCGCTTTAACGCAGTATTTAACTGCTACGCTTGAAACCACCCGCTGTTAAATCTTTTTATCGCAGGAGCTTTTATGAAAATGACGCAACTGGGCAGCACGGATCTGCAGGTTTCCCGCCTTTGTCTCGGCTGTATGACATTTGGCGAGCCCGCTCGTGGTAGCCATCCCTGGACCTTGCCTGAAGAGAGCAGCCGCCCATTAATTAAGCAAGCGCTGGAGGCGGGAATTAATTTTTTCGATACCGCCAACAGCTATTCCGACGGCAGTAGCGAAGAGATTGTCGGGCGAGCGCTACGCGACTATGCGCGGCGTGATCAGGTCGTGGTTGCCACAAAAGTTTATAATCAAATGAGTAATCTACCGCGTGGTCTGTCGCGCAAGAATATTATGCGATCCATTGACGATAGCCTGACGCGCCTCGGCATGGAGTATGTCGATTTACTGCAGATCCACCGCTGGGATTACGAGACTCCGCTGGAAGAGACGCTGGAAGCGCTGCATGATGTAGTACAGGCGGGCAAGGCACGCTATATCGGCGCCTCGTCAATGTACGCATGGCAGTTTGCCAAAGCGCTCTATACCGCGGATTTACACGGCTGGACGCGCTTTGTCAGCATGCAGGACCAGTACAATTTGATCCAGCGCGAAGAAGAGCGTGAAATGCATCCGCTATGCCTGGCGGAAAATGTTGCCGTTCTGACCTGGAGTCCGCTGGCGCGCGGTCGCCTTTCGCGCCCGTGGGGAGAAAGCACTGCACGCTCAGCATCGGATGAGTTCGGCAAAACGCTGTATGCCAGCAACGAAGAAAATGACGCGGCAATAGCCCAACGGGTTGAAAAGCTGGCGGCGGAGAAAGGCGTCAGCCAGGCACAGATCGCCCTGGCGTGGCAGTTAACGAAACCGGCGGTCACCGCGCCGATTATCGGCTCTTCACGCGCTGAACAGCTGGCGGATCTGGTCAAGGCTGTAGAAATTACCCTGACGCCAGAAGAGGTCGCGCAACTGGAAACGCTTTATCAGCCGCATCCGGTGGTCGGTTTTCAGTAAGCAGAGTGGCGACGAAGCGGGTTTCGTCGCCGGTCGGAGGTTACAGCGGCCAGTGGTGTCCGATAAACCACAGCAGCGCGGCAGAGATAATTCCGGCGATAATATCATCGACCATAATCCCCATCCCGCCGTGCACATTGCGATCGAACCAGCGGATCGGCCAGGGTTTCCACATATCCAGCACGCGGAAAATCACAAAGCCAGCCAATACCCATTGCCAGCTATTAGTCGGGATCGCCATCAGCGTAATCCACATACCGATAAATTCATCCCAGACGATGCTGCCGTGGTCATGAACGCCCATATCTTTAGCGGTACGGTGACAGAGATAAACGCCGATACAGATGCCGAACATCACCAGCAGCGAATAGATATCCTGCGGTAAAAAGGTCATCAGCCACCAGAAAGGTAGCGAAGCCAGCGATCCCATGGTGCCCGGCACCCATGGAAACAGGCCGCTACCAAAGCCGGTAGCCAGCAGGTGCCAGGGGTTGCTGAGGCGCAGGCGGCTTTTCGCCAGGTCTTTATCGCGCGTCAAAATGATCGAATCCTTTCAATTTCAGCGTGACTGGCTTGCCGTCCTGCAACAATGTCAGCCCTTCTGATTCCGGTGCCAGCTGGCCAATACAGGTGTATGGCACCCCCAGACGCCCTAACGCAACATCCAGCGCGCCACGGTTGATCTCCGGCACGGTAAAGCAGAGCTCGTAATCCTCACCGCCGCTTAACGCCCATCGCAGCACCTGCTCCGGTTCAAAATGATCGCGCAGCACGGAAGATAACGGCAGAGCGTCGATATTTACCCGTGCGCCGCACTCGCTGGCCTTGAGGATATGCCCTAAATCAGAGATCAGCCCATCAGAAATATCAATGGCCGCACTGGCAAGATTACGCAGCGCCTGCCCCTGTAAAATACGCGGCATGGGACGCAGGTGGCGCTTTATCAGCGCCTCATGGACCGCAGGATCGGTAATACGCACCCGATGCTGCAACAGCGCCAGACCTGCTGCGCTGTCGCCCAGCGAACCGGTAACGTAAATCCAGTCGCCCGGACGCGCACCGCTGCGGCGCAAAGCGCGCCCCGCAGGCACCAGACCGTGAATACCCAGCGTCAGGCTACGTGGTCCGCGCGTGGTATCGCCGCCGATCAACTGCATATCGTAGTAGTCCAGCAGTTCAAACAGGCTGTCGCTGAACGCTTTCAGCCAGGCTTCATCCACATCCGGCAGCGTCAGCGCCAGCGTCAGCCAGGCAGGATCGGCACCCATGGCGGCGAGATCGCTCAGATTAACCGCCAGCGCCTTATAACCGAGATCGGCAGGATGGATATCGCGCAGAAAGTGGATGCCTTCTACCAGCGTGTCGGTACTGATGGCCAGGGTTTGCTTTTCCGGCACGTTCAGTAACGCGCAGTCGTCGCCGATGCCTTTTTCCACATCGCGACGTGAGCTTGTCACGCGATTAAAATAACGCGCGATCAGTTCAAATTCGCCACATGACATAATGAAGTTCCGCTGAACCTGAATAGAAAAGGCCGGAAAGAATCCGGCCTCGATTGCTTATTTTTTGTTGGGGCGGATTTGCGGAGCGGCTTTATCCAGCACGCCGTTAACAAATTTATGACTGTCTTCAGCGCCAAACACTTTCGCCAGCTCGATACCTTCGTTGATAGCCACTTTATAGGGCACATCGCTGCGTTTGCTCAGTTCATACAGAGAGACGCGCAGAATGGCTTTTTCTACCTGGCCCAGCTCTTCCAGCTGGCGTGACAGGTAAGGCTTCATCAAACCGTCAAGGTACGCGCTGTTGGTCGCAACGCCAGCCAGCAGCT of Pantoea alhagi contains these proteins:
- the thiI gene encoding tRNA uracil 4-sulfurtransferase ThiI; the protein is MKFIIKLFPEITIKSQSVRLRFIKILTGNIRNVLKDLDETLAVVRHWDHIEVRSKNESLREVYVDELTRIPGIHHVLAVEDRTWTDMHDIFEQTLAVNRERLEGKTFCVRVKRRGQHPFSSQDVERYVGGGLNQHIASAQVKLSHPQVTVNLEIENERLILVTGRHEGLGGFPIGTQEDVLSLISGGFDSGVSSYMLLRRGCRVHYCFFNLGGAAHEIGVRQVAHYLWNRFGRSHRVRFVAINFEPVVAEILEKVDDGQMGVVLKRMMVRAASQIAERYGVQALVTGEALGQVSSQTLTNLRLIDNASDTLILRPLISHDKEHIINLARQIGTEDFARTMPEYCGVISKSPTVKAVKSKIEAEEANFDFSVLDRAVQEATNVDIRTIAEQSQEEVVEVETVASVSANEALLDIRSLDEQESKPLKVEGIEVTSLPFFKLATHFGDLDQSKTWLLYCDRGVMSRLQALYLYEQGFKNVKVYRP
- the xseB gene encoding exodeoxyribonuclease VII small subunit produces the protein MPKKAEQPISFETSLQQLEQIVTRLESGDLPLEEALNEFERGVQLAKVGQKTLQQAEQRVQILLNDDKDAALTPFTPDAE
- the ispA gene encoding (2E,6E)-farnesyl diphosphate synthase, which gives rise to MDFAELLAHYHQRVNLALSRFIAPLPFQSSPLVNAMQYGALLGGKRLRPFLVYVVGDMLQADADTLDAPAAAVECIHAYSLIHDDLPAMDDDSLRRGQPTCHIKFGEDNAILAGDALQTLAFSILADAPMHGVQPQDRIAMISELAQASGVAGMCGGQALDLAAEGQQIDLATLEKIHRHKTGALIRAAARLGALSAGERGRAALPLLDRYANAIGLAFQVQDDILDVVGDTAVTGKQQGADQQLGKSTYPALMGLDDARQKAQDLYQEALGALDQLAALSLDTSALHALAGFIIERDK
- the dxs gene encoding 1-deoxy-D-xylulose-5-phosphate synthase translates to MSFDTAKYPTLALADTVQELRKLPKEKLPALCDELRQYLLDSVSRSSGHFASGLGVVELTVALHYVYNTPFDHLVWDVGHQAYPHKILTGRRDRIGTIRQKNGLHPFPWRAESEYDVLSVGHSSTSISAGLGMAVAAGKEGRGRRTACIIGDGAITAGMAFEAMNHAGDIKADLLVILNDNEMSISENVGALNNRLAQILSGKTYARLREGGKKVLTGLPPIKELVKRTEEHLKGMVVPGTLFEELGFNYIGPVDGHDVLTLVHTLSNMRDLKGPQFLHIMTKKGKGYAPAENDPIAWHAVPKFDPASGALPKSSGGLPTYSKIFGDWLCETAADDNKLMAITPAMREGSGMVGFSRQYPGQYFDVAIAEQHAVTFAAGLAIGGYKPVVAIYSTFLQRAYDQLIHDVAIQQLPVLFAIDRGGIVGADGQTHQGAFDLAFLRTIPGMVIMTPSDENECRQMLYTGYHYQAGPSAVRYPRGTGTGAPIQPLVSLPLGKGVVKRRGEKLAILNFGTLLPEAQAAADALNATLVDMRFVKPLDEALILELAASHELLVTLEEGAIKGGAGSGVNELLMAKRAAVPVLNIGLPDEFIPQGTQDEIRHDYQLDAEGIQQQIAEWLAQ
- a CDS encoding aldo/keto reductase, with the protein product MKMTQLGSTDLQVSRLCLGCMTFGEPARGSHPWTLPEESSRPLIKQALEAGINFFDTANSYSDGSSEEIVGRALRDYARRDQVVVATKVYNQMSNLPRGLSRKNIMRSIDDSLTRLGMEYVDLLQIHRWDYETPLEETLEALHDVVQAGKARYIGASSMYAWQFAKALYTADLHGWTRFVSMQDQYNLIQREEEREMHPLCLAENVAVLTWSPLARGRLSRPWGESTARSASDEFGKTLYASNEENDAAIAQRVEKLAAEKGVSQAQIALAWQLTKPAVTAPIIGSSRAEQLADLVKAVEITLTPEEVAQLETLYQPHPVVGFQ
- the pgpA gene encoding phosphatidylglycerophosphatase A encodes the protein MILTRDKDLAKSRLRLSNPWHLLATGFGSGLFPWVPGTMGSLASLPFWWLMTFLPQDIYSLLVMFGICIGVYLCHRTAKDMGVHDHGSIVWDEFIGMWITLMAIPTNSWQWVLAGFVIFRVLDMWKPWPIRWFDRNVHGGMGIMVDDIIAGIISAALLWFIGHHWPL
- the thiL gene encoding thiamine-phosphate kinase, coding for MSCGEFELIARYFNRVTSSRRDVEKGIGDDCALLNVPEKQTLAISTDTLVEGIHFLRDIHPADLGYKALAVNLSDLAAMGADPAWLTLALTLPDVDEAWLKAFSDSLFELLDYYDMQLIGGDTTRGPRSLTLGIHGLVPAGRALRRSGARPGDWIYVTGSLGDSAAGLALLQHRVRITDPAVHEALIKRHLRPMPRILQGQALRNLASAAIDISDGLISDLGHILKASECGARVNIDALPLSSVLRDHFEPEQVLRWALSGGEDYELCFTVPEINRGALDVALGRLGVPYTCIGQLAPESEGLTLLQDGKPVTLKLKGFDHFDAR
- the nusB gene encoding transcription antitermination factor NusB, giving the protein MKPAARRRARECAVQALYSWQLSNNDIADIEYQFLAEQDVKDVDINYFRELLAGVATNSAYLDGLMKPYLSRQLEELGQVEKAILRVSLYELSKRSDVPYKVAINEGIELAKVFGAEDSHKFVNGVLDKAAPQIRPNKK